Genomic window (Saccharothrix australiensis):
CGGGTGCGGTGCTGATGGCCCTGATTTTTGGATTTATATGGTACATGGTTACGCACCCGGCTTGATTGCAAGCTCACGTCACGGGAGACCACGCCCAAGGTCGAGCTGCCTTCTTTCGCAGGCAGCTAATGCGTAGGTTGGCCTCTTCGTGTGCCGCGGGGTACCCAGCTGCGCGCTGAGCGACGTACAGCGCCATGCGCAGTTCGCGGATGTCGCGGAGCAGTTCGAAGCCGGACCACGTGGTGACGTCGTGGCCGTAGCGGTCGCAGAAGTCGCGGTAGTTCTCTGCGGTGATCCAGTCGAAGCTGGTGTGCTTGATCGCGGTGCTGACGAGGTCCCACTCGGGTGGGCCGACGGAGCAGCGTTCGAGGTCGAGAAGCACCACCTGTCCGTCGTCGGTGGCCACCACGTTGCCGACCCAGGCATCGCCGTGCACGACACAGCGCGGCAGGCCAGGAGGCAGGTTGGCGTAGCGGGTCTGGAGCGACACAAGGTGTTCGCGGAGCCAGGTCCGGTCTTCGTCGGTGAGCGTGGTGGCCGCGTCGATGCGCTCGGTGAGCCGGACGAACGGGTCCAGGTCGCCGATGGGCAGGTCGGTGGGGACGGGGAGGTCGTGGAGCCGGCGGATCGCTGTGGCGACCTCAGCGGGAGTGCCGTGTCGGTGAGGAGGCAGCTCCTCCCAGAAGGTCACAGCCCTGCCCTCCGCCTGCACCGGCTGTGCGATGTCCTTCAACGCTCGGACGGCCGGGATCTCGTGCTCGGCAAGCCACTGCGCGATGCGG
Coding sequences:
- a CDS encoding phosphotransferase enzyme family protein: MSSDHSSVLAAACAEVGLDHTDAEPIRLGENAMFRLPGGVVARIARPGQLAAATREVRIAQWLAEHEIPAVRALKDIAQPVQAEGRAVTFWEELPPHRHGTPAEVATAIRRLHDLPVPTDLPIGDLDPFVRLTERIDAATTLTDEDRTWLREHLVSLQTRYANLPPGLPRCVVHGDAWVGNVVATDDGQVVLLDLERCSVGPPEWDLVSTAIKHTSFDWITAENYRDFCDRYGHDVTTWSGFELLRDIRELRMALYVAQRAAGYPAAHEEANLRISCLRKKAARPWAWSPVT